Proteins from a single region of Chryseobacterium sp. W4I1:
- a CDS encoding S8 family peptidase, with product MKKHLLLVSTLAITLISAQNNEGLKREFEIQNKENSAKFDSYVSKHYGANKSPEALKEIEEQRSNLAGFTPNGKPYFYKNEDNRQVLNANADNLNTAGGVVGLTNAYNGEGIKYTIFDGGRVYAAHAAFNNLPGRITNKEATTQNYSAHSTGVASFIGGKSINVSGGGLSGNTKGIAINSTMDSYRFATTTLPGNTTTSTVFQKILVAQPNLSNHSYGSNVGWDIKTVSGANAWVWNGAFDTPSTAMDLQGTYFSNDQNYDQIVYNNPSYIIVKSSGNYFGYGPDYPGTSAFLKYYTDDNGVPVQFAATDTLPTTNCSNGADCIGPGSLAKNIIVVGATDVISTNNFKYTTASDVVHSDYSSAGPRDDGGIKPDISTTGTDVFSAATAEDTVGSTTYSYGSGTSYSAPVVTGVIGLWTQVNKELFSNQVLNAASAKTLMIHSASEAGNVGPDPWFGWGYINAKKGAELLVGKANNTVIFNNETLTSGTPNTKNIVASGTEPLKVTISWIDPEYVLPANLTWAAAYNNRSSRLVNDLDLRIVDTTTGTIYQPWKLNPLAPMTPATKGDNTVDNVEQVVIDSPVTGRTYRIEITNKGTLKNNAGANAPQNYSIIATGQIQAVLGTSEANALSGLAIAPTITKDIINILKAPKKSTFIIYDLSGKKLQNGVINSEKESVDLSTYTKGIYIIEVRTDKDVISKKVIKE from the coding sequence ATGAAGAAACATTTACTTTTGGTCAGCACTTTGGCAATTACATTAATAAGTGCGCAAAACAATGAAGGATTAAAAAGAGAGTTTGAAATACAAAACAAAGAGAATTCTGCAAAGTTTGACTCTTATGTTTCAAAGCATTACGGAGCAAACAAATCTCCGGAGGCTTTAAAAGAAATTGAAGAACAAAGAAGTAATTTAGCTGGATTTACTCCAAATGGTAAGCCTTATTTTTATAAAAACGAGGATAACAGACAAGTTTTGAATGCTAATGCTGATAATCTTAATACAGCAGGTGGTGTAGTAGGCTTAACTAACGCTTATAATGGTGAAGGTATTAAATATACTATTTTCGACGGAGGCAGAGTATATGCTGCTCATGCAGCTTTCAACAATCTGCCAGGAAGAATTACCAATAAAGAAGCTACAACCCAAAATTATAGTGCGCACTCAACAGGTGTAGCCAGTTTTATCGGTGGTAAAAGTATAAATGTAAGTGGTGGTGGCCTTAGTGGAAACACAAAAGGAATAGCTATTAACTCTACAATGGATTCTTATAGATTTGCAACAACGACATTACCCGGCAATACCACAACAAGTACTGTATTTCAAAAAATACTTGTAGCTCAGCCTAACCTATCTAACCACTCTTACGGAAGCAATGTTGGATGGGATATAAAAACGGTTAGTGGTGCCAATGCATGGGTATGGAACGGTGCTTTTGACACTCCTTCTACTGCTATGGATTTACAGGGAACGTATTTCAGTAATGATCAGAATTATGATCAGATTGTATATAATAATCCTTCTTATATTATTGTAAAATCTTCTGGTAATTATTTTGGTTACGGACCTGATTATCCAGGAACATCTGCTTTTCTTAAATATTATACCGATGATAATGGTGTCCCAGTTCAGTTTGCTGCAACAGATACACTTCCTACAACAAACTGTAGCAATGGAGCTGATTGTATCGGACCTGGATCTTTAGCCAAAAACATTATCGTTGTTGGAGCTACCGATGTAATTTCTACCAATAACTTTAAATATACTACTGCTTCTGATGTTGTTCATTCTGACTACAGTAGTGCAGGACCAAGAGATGATGGAGGAATCAAACCAGATATTTCAACTACAGGTACTGATGTTTTCTCAGCCGCTACAGCAGAAGATACTGTTGGCAGTACAACATATAGCTACGGAAGTGGTACTTCTTATTCCGCACCGGTAGTAACAGGAGTTATCGGATTGTGGACACAAGTAAATAAAGAACTTTTCTCAAATCAGGTATTAAATGCGGCAAGTGCAAAAACTTTAATGATTCATTCAGCTTCTGAAGCAGGAAATGTAGGTCCAGATCCATGGTTTGGATGGGGATATATCAATGCTAAAAAAGGTGCTGAATTATTAGTAGGAAAAGCTAACAATACGGTTATCTTTAATAATGAAACATTAACCAGCGGTACTCCAAACACAAAGAATATTGTAGCATCAGGCACGGAGCCTTTGAAAGTTACAATTTCATGGATTGATCCTGAATACGTACTTCCTGCAAATCTAACATGGGCTGCTGCATATAACAACAGATCATCAAGATTGGTGAACGATTTAGATCTAAGAATTGTTGATACGACAACAGGCACAATTTATCAACCGTGGAAACTAAACCCATTAGCGCCAATGACTCCGGCTACAAAAGGAGATAATACAGTAGATAATGTAGAACAAGTGGTGATAGATAGTCCGGTTACTGGCAGAACTTACCGAATTGAAATTACTAATAAAGGAACCTTAAAAAACAATGCTGGTGCCAATGCTCCGCAAAATTACTCTATTATAGCTACTGGCCAGATACAAGCTGTTTTAGGAACCAGTGAAGCCAACGCATTAAGCGGTCTCGCAATTGCTCCAACGATTACAAAAGATATTATAAACATACTGAAAGCCCCTAAAAAATCTACTTTCATAATTTATGATCTTTCTGGCAAGAAACTACAGAACGGAGTAATCAACAGCGAAAAAGAATCTGTAGATCTATCTACATACACTAAGGGTATTTACATCATTGAAGTGAGAACAGATAAAGATGTTATCTCTAAAAAAGTAATCAAGGAATAA
- a CDS encoding bestrophin family protein, which translates to MITTKYVNYKQVLNLSGIHLIWISIWCTLITALFYFFNWHWMIIPWVPVALIGTAEAFLVGFKNNQAYDRLWEARKIWGGIVNSSRSFASMMYAFDTENEEVGTFDLEDRRKRIIHRHIAWLYTFREQLLVPAEWEHISDEGDKFTNIDLKRHRLIKAGFPDYGRTPIFLHKYLSEEEFELQSEYKNFATYLMSQQAREINELKNKKIISEFNQVQLQNCINEFYNYQGQAERIKKFPSPRQFASTAFVFNILFILLLPLGLVNEFAKLGDWGIWTSIPFCIIIGWIYIIMELVGDYSENPFAGLMFDVPMLSICRAIEIDLLQMGGEHEDLPEAITSKNGVLI; encoded by the coding sequence ATGATCACCACAAAATATGTCAATTACAAACAGGTTTTAAACTTATCCGGTATTCATCTGATCTGGATCTCAATTTGGTGTACATTGATTACAGCTCTGTTTTATTTTTTCAATTGGCACTGGATGATTATTCCCTGGGTTCCGGTGGCTTTGATTGGTACTGCAGAGGCATTTTTGGTGGGTTTTAAAAACAATCAGGCTTACGACAGATTATGGGAAGCAAGGAAAATATGGGGCGGAATTGTCAATTCAAGCCGATCTTTCGCATCCATGATGTACGCTTTTGATACTGAGAATGAGGAAGTCGGAACTTTTGATCTGGAAGACCGCAGAAAAAGAATTATTCACCGTCATATTGCATGGCTGTACACCTTCCGGGAGCAGCTTTTGGTTCCTGCAGAATGGGAGCACATCAGTGACGAGGGTGACAAATTCACAAACATCGATCTTAAACGTCACAGGCTGATCAAAGCAGGTTTTCCCGATTACGGAAGAACCCCGATCTTTTTGCATAAATATCTTTCAGAAGAAGAATTTGAACTGCAGTCTGAGTATAAAAATTTTGCAACTTATCTGATGTCTCAGCAGGCCAGGGAAATTAATGAACTGAAAAACAAAAAAATCATTTCAGAATTTAATCAGGTTCAGCTGCAAAACTGCATCAATGAGTTCTACAATTATCAGGGACAAGCCGAAAGAATTAAAAAATTCCCTTCACCAAGGCAGTTTGCAAGTACGGCATTTGTATTTAATATCCTTTTTATTCTCTTGCTTCCGCTAGGTTTGGTGAATGAATTTGCTAAATTGGGCGACTGGGGAATCTGGACTTCCATTCCTTTCTGTATCATTATCGGATGGATTTATATTATTATGGAACTGGTGGGTGATTATTCTGAAAACCCTTTCGCCGGATTAATGTTTGATGTTCCCATGCTTTCTATTTGCAGAGCTATCGAAATTGATCTTCTACAAATGGGTGGCGAACATGAAGATCTTCCGGAAGCTATTACTTCTAAAAATGGAGTCCTCATCTAA
- a CDS encoding Lrp/AsnC family transcriptional regulator, whose protein sequence is MNFDETDKKLLLYLQEDCKQTTKELSYKLGLSVTAVYERIKKLENQGVISKYVALLDRHRINRDFIVLCHIKLTQHKKEFVLQFEREVLNLQEVTECFHVSGDYDYILKIGVKDMEDYRNFMLTKLTALQHIASTHSSFMISEVKNTTAIVL, encoded by the coding sequence ATGAATTTTGATGAAACTGATAAAAAACTGCTCTTATACCTTCAGGAAGATTGCAAGCAGACCACCAAAGAATTGTCTTATAAGCTTGGTTTATCTGTAACCGCAGTTTACGAGCGTATCAAAAAGCTTGAAAATCAAGGGGTGATCTCAAAATATGTGGCATTGTTGGATCGTCATAGGATTAACCGGGATTTTATTGTGCTTTGTCATATAAAACTGACACAGCACAAAAAGGAATTTGTTCTCCAGTTTGAAAGGGAAGTCCTGAATTTACAAGAAGTCACAGAATGTTTCCATGTGAGTGGTGATTACGACTACATTCTTAAAATAGGAGTGAAGGACATGGAGGATTACAGAAATTTTATGCTAACGAAACTAACGGCTTTACAGCACATCGCAAGTACCCACAGTTCTTTTATGATCTCTGAAGTGAAAAATACAACAGCAATTGTTCTGTAA
- a CDS encoding thiamine pyrophosphate-dependent enzyme produces the protein MENTLHEKVSQDILLKAYNHMMLAKAMADIYEENRNICKYVHSTSRGHEAIQLATAYQLKKEDWVSPYYRDESILLGIGFEPYELMLQLLAKADDPFSGGRSYYSHPSSRDENKPKIIHQSSATGMQTIPTTGVAQGIKYIQDFNLQTFENNPVVVCSLGDNSVTEGEVSEALQFAALHQLPIIFLVQDNEWGISVTKDEARTCDAYDFVAGFTGLNRMRVDGTDFVESFEAMKKAVDFVRNERKPIVVCAKTVLIGHHTSGVRREFYRDEEDLTKHRAKDPGEILRKQLLESGTDEDLLKQITKKARLEAEEAFERAKNAEDPKPETVMQHVFAPTPITEETGTREPAGGEKIVMVDAAIHAVQELMWKHPEALLYGQDVGERIGGVFRETVTLGKKFGSKRVFNTAIQEAYIIGSTAGMSAVGLKPIVEVQFADYIYPGINQLITEISKSSYLSQGKFPVSNIIRVPIGAYGGGGPYHSGSVESILANIKGIKIAYPSNAADFKGLLKAAYYDPNPVIMLEHKGLYWSKVPGTEDAKTIEPAEDYILPFGKGKVIIEADQNETEKGRTLLVVTYGMGVYWAKEAVKNFNGRVEVIDLRTIIPLDEELVFERVKAHGKCIVLTEEQLNNSFAEAFAHRISKNCFKYLDAPVETMGSLDTPAVPINLILEKEMLPNAEKLTKKIEEMLQY, from the coding sequence ATGGAAAATACACTTCACGAAAAGGTTTCTCAGGATATTTTGCTTAAAGCGTATAATCATATGATGCTGGCCAAAGCAATGGCAGATATCTATGAAGAAAACAGAAATATCTGTAAATATGTTCATAGTACTTCAAGAGGTCACGAAGCTATTCAACTGGCAACAGCTTATCAGCTAAAAAAAGAAGACTGGGTTTCTCCTTATTATCGTGATGAAAGTATTTTATTGGGAATTGGTTTTGAGCCATACGAATTAATGCTTCAGTTGCTGGCAAAAGCTGATGACCCTTTTTCAGGAGGAAGATCTTATTATTCTCACCCTTCAAGCCGTGATGAAAACAAGCCGAAGATTATTCACCAGAGCTCTGCTACAGGAATGCAGACGATCCCAACTACAGGAGTAGCTCAGGGAATAAAATATATTCAGGATTTTAATTTACAGACCTTCGAAAACAATCCGGTGGTTGTTTGCAGTCTGGGAGACAATTCTGTAACGGAAGGTGAAGTAAGTGAAGCCTTACAATTTGCAGCGCTGCACCAGCTTCCTATTATATTCCTTGTACAGGATAATGAATGGGGAATCTCTGTAACAAAAGATGAAGCAAGAACTTGTGACGCTTACGATTTTGTAGCCGGATTTACCGGCCTTAACAGAATGCGTGTAGACGGAACTGATTTTGTAGAAAGTTTTGAAGCGATGAAAAAAGCTGTAGACTTTGTAAGAAACGAAAGAAAGCCTATAGTCGTTTGTGCTAAAACTGTACTGATCGGTCATCACACATCGGGTGTAAGAAGAGAATTCTATAGAGATGAGGAAGATTTAACAAAACATAGAGCTAAAGATCCAGGTGAGATTCTTAGAAAGCAACTATTAGAATCAGGAACAGACGAAGATCTTTTAAAGCAGATCACTAAAAAAGCCCGTCTGGAAGCTGAAGAGGCTTTTGAAAGAGCTAAAAATGCAGAAGATCCAAAACCTGAAACGGTTATGCAGCACGTTTTCGCTCCTACTCCAATTACAGAGGAAACGGGAACCCGTGAGCCTGCCGGCGGTGAAAAGATCGTTATGGTAGACGCAGCCATTCATGCAGTACAGGAACTGATGTGGAAACATCCCGAAGCGCTTCTTTACGGACAGGATGTAGGAGAGAGAATCGGAGGAGTTTTCAGAGAGACGGTGACTTTAGGAAAAAAATTCGGAAGCAAAAGAGTTTTCAATACGGCCATCCAGGAGGCATATATCATTGGATCAACAGCAGGAATGAGTGCTGTAGGACTGAAACCTATCGTAGAAGTTCAGTTTGCCGATTATATTTATCCGGGAATCAACCAGTTGATCACCGAAATTTCAAAATCAAGTTATTTAAGTCAGGGAAAATTCCCTGTGAGCAATATTATCCGTGTACCAATCGGTGCATATGGTGGCGGCGGACCTTACCACAGTGGAAGTGTTGAAAGTATTTTAGCCAATATCAAAGGAATCAAAATTGCTTATCCAAGCAACGCAGCTGATTTCAAAGGTTTATTAAAAGCGGCTTACTACGATCCGAACCCTGTTATCATGCTAGAGCATAAAGGTTTGTACTGGAGTAAAGTTCCGGGAACTGAAGATGCCAAAACCATTGAGCCAGCAGAGGATTATATCCTTCCTTTCGGGAAAGGTAAAGTGATCATTGAAGCAGATCAAAATGAAACCGAAAAAGGCAGAACGTTATTGGTGGTAACTTATGGAATGGGAGTTTACTGGGCAAAAGAGGCCGTAAAAAACTTTAATGGAAGAGTTGAAGTCATTGACTTGAGAACGATTATTCCTCTGGATGAAGAGCTTGTTTTTGAAAGGGTGAAAGCTCATGGAAAATGTATCGTTCTGACGGAAGAGCAATTGAATAATTCGTTTGCAGAAGCTTTTGCACACCGCATCTCGAAAAACTGTTTTAAGTATCTGGATGCTCCTGTAGAAACAATGGGATCTCTCGATACGCCAGCTGTTCCTATCAACCTGATATTGGAAAAAGAAATGCTTCCCAATGCCGAAAAGCTTACCAAAAAGATCGAAGAAATGCTGCAATATTAA